In the genome of Bradyrhizobium arachidis, one region contains:
- a CDS encoding outer membrane protein, with the protein MRNKLIAAFACTTALVSTGAASAADLGARYTKAPAYVEPLFNWTGFYVGGHIGGAWTNEQFINNGTGAPFGDLVPGQGYRQRSAGIMGGAQIGYNWQANNYVFGVEGTISGLDNKGTVVNTAFGAGDDIFTWRANVLATVVGRAGFAVQNNLFYIKGGYAGVNNRLNVSDTVGPATGSGGQTHWANGWTVGAGWEYGITRNWIVGLEYNYAAFGSQTYQLGGTSGNYTFDAKPRDIQWAVVRASYKFDAPVIARY; encoded by the coding sequence ATGCGTAACAAATTGATTGCCGCCTTCGCCTGCACGACCGCTCTGGTTTCGACCGGCGCTGCCTCCGCCGCCGATCTCGGTGCGCGCTACACGAAGGCGCCCGCCTATGTCGAGCCGCTGTTCAACTGGACCGGTTTCTATGTCGGCGGCCACATCGGTGGCGCCTGGACCAACGAGCAGTTCATCAACAACGGGACCGGCGCGCCGTTCGGCGACCTCGTTCCGGGACAGGGCTATCGTCAGCGCAGCGCGGGCATCATGGGCGGCGCGCAGATCGGCTACAACTGGCAGGCCAACAACTACGTGTTCGGCGTGGAAGGCACGATCTCCGGCCTCGACAACAAGGGCACGGTCGTGAACACCGCCTTCGGTGCTGGCGACGACATCTTCACTTGGCGCGCCAACGTGCTCGCGACGGTCGTGGGCCGTGCCGGCTTCGCCGTGCAGAACAATCTGTTCTACATCAAGGGCGGCTATGCCGGCGTGAACAACCGTCTCAACGTCAGCGACACCGTTGGCCCGGCGACGGGCTCGGGCGGTCAGACCCACTGGGCCAACGGCTGGACCGTCGGCGCCGGCTGGGAATACGGCATCACCCGCAACTGGATCGTCGGCCTCGAATACAATTACGCGGCCTTCGGCAGCCAGACCTATCAGCTCGGCGGCACCTCGGGGAACTACACCTTCGATGCCAAGCCGCGCGACATCCAGTGGGCCGTCGTGCGCGCTAGCTACAAGTTCGACGCGCCGGTCATCGCGCGCTACTGA
- a CDS encoding outer membrane protein: MKTAMAFAAGMSLLFAATGAACAADMAVKAPPMPPPVAVYSWTGCYVGVEGGWSWGRDRAISNGTNNGLDNGTAGALKTSGDVNGGLLGGTIGCNYQRDRWVFGIEGDGSWSGKTGSSNLVSPPFVPTFREDVSQSWIATIRGRVGFTVTPTVLLYGTAGGAFADLRIHEFDPTAAAGSPAGIGATETQTFAGWTAGAGVEWAFAPSWSAKVEYLYMDLGSKGFFQATATGCCTFQSTHLTDNIVRAGINYRFNWGSPVVAKY; this comes from the coding sequence ATGAAAACGGCAATGGCTTTCGCTGCCGGAATGTCACTTCTGTTCGCGGCGACGGGCGCGGCCTGCGCAGCCGACATGGCGGTCAAGGCTCCGCCCATGCCACCGCCGGTCGCGGTGTACAGTTGGACCGGCTGCTATGTCGGCGTGGAAGGTGGCTGGTCCTGGGGCCGTGATCGCGCGATCAGCAACGGTACGAACAATGGCCTGGACAATGGGACTGCCGGAGCCCTCAAGACTTCAGGCGACGTCAACGGGGGCCTGCTCGGTGGAACGATCGGTTGTAACTATCAGCGAGACCGGTGGGTGTTCGGCATCGAGGGGGACGGATCGTGGTCTGGCAAGACGGGTAGCTCCAACCTGGTGAGCCCGCCGTTCGTGCCGACCTTCAGGGAAGACGTGTCGCAGAGCTGGATCGCGACGATCCGCGGCCGCGTCGGCTTCACTGTCACACCGACTGTGCTGCTGTACGGCACCGCGGGTGGCGCTTTCGCGGATTTGCGTATCCATGAGTTCGATCCGACGGCTGCCGCCGGTTCGCCGGCTGGTATCGGAGCCACGGAGACACAGACGTTTGCCGGCTGGACCGCTGGCGCCGGTGTCGAATGGGCCTTTGCGCCAAGCTGGTCGGCGAAGGTCGAATACCTCTATATGGATTTGGGCAGCAAGGGGTTCTTCCAGGCGACTGCGACGGGGTGCTGTACCTTCCAGTCGACCCATCTCACCGACAACATCGTGCGCGCCGGCATCAACTATCGCTTCAACTGGGGAAGCCCAGTCGTCGCGAAATACTGA